The nucleotide window ACACAAGCTGAACCGCTGTCGCTgcgtcgtctgctgctgaCCTGATCGCCGTCAGTCAAGCTGCGGCCTGCCTCCATCACGGCTGCCGCCCCGccgtctgcccgcccacctgcaTCGCCCGTCGGATCAACCTGCACGGGACGCGACCGTCCTTTCCAGCCTGCGGGAGCGTCTCTAGATTAATTATGTTGTAGTTGAggcgcgatgccgccgagcaccTCAGCCCGTGGTGAGTTGAGTGATGCATGCTCGCCCCTGGAGCCGTGAGCAATCTTGACCCCGTACGAGCTTGAGCAACGGCGAGGTCCTGCCCGTGTGCCTTTTTCCATGCATCGAGCACGGCGCGTCCGTGGAGCTCGTGCTGCGGGCTGGCCTGGTGTCCGTCGGGCCCTGTGCCCGAAACTAGACGCACGCCATGCtggcgcgcctcggccattGCAACCAGTCGTCGCCTCAAGAGAATGGGCGAATGTCCGACATGGCAGCTCGAATCGTCTTTGCAATCATAACATTGGTAGCTGTGCCCACCGCGGGGACGTTGCTCACACTCGTCGTCACTGTTCTCTCCCGTgagccgctgctgcatgAGACGTGACCAGGCTCAGCGCATCTCCACTCACTGGCTACAGGCGTCAGTTGCCCTCCGTCTGGAGACGTCTCGCCGTTCTGAGCAACGGGAGGCTCCCTGTCTGGTAAAGATGacagctccttggccaggagCTCGAAGCATTCCTCTTCCGACTTGGGTGCCATCATGGTCCGAAGTGCCGGCACTTGATCCATTCACGTTAGCAAAGCctagagagagagaaaaccCCCATGGTTCCCCTCCACGACGCCATGACTAGAAACAGAGCGCCGTCCGTCTGCTCACCTTGTCCCGAGGGCATGGCTGTCTGCGCCCTCCCGGATGTCTTTCGGGCCGCACCCACGTAGCCGTGCTGTGAATGCTGTCCACGAGGATCCAGCCCTACGACGCCCCACGAGTCCTGCCGCCGAACGGAAATCATTCGAAGCAACAATGGCCGGTGACGATAAGGCGGTCCAAGGCAAAGTCGAGGTGCCGAGCGCGGTCTGTACGTACAATTTATATGATTCAAGAGGTCCAGAGTTTGGAGACCAGTCGTCAGTGGGCGACGTCCAAGAAGTCGTTCCGTCTTATAAGTAAAGCTGCAACATGGCACTTGAAGATCCGCGAATCACTAGGTTGCATTGCATccgtcgacggggccgagACTCGTATTTCGTACCGACGCACGACAAGGCACTTCTCAATCGGGGAAGTTTGTGCGCCAGGTGGCTGATGTGCCGCCCATGCAACGACAAGTCTGAAAGTCAAGTTAGCTTCTAAGActcgcgccgcagcaacaTTCTCCGCAGGGCTGAACGCTGGCCCAATCCGCTTCGGGTCCCGTCCCAGCATCTGGGTTCTCTGCACAGGCGTGAAAGCGACCCAAACGAGGGGGCGTGCCGTCTTCAGATCCAccctggctggcgggcatTGGTGATGGGCGTTGACGGTCGTGGCTTCAGGGCAAGCGGGCACCGAGGCCATCAGCAAAGCGATCGgatttcttttttttttttcaacCCCCCGTCTCCTCCAGCATCAGACCTCCCTTTGCGGCAAACGAGGCAGCCCTCGGGGCAGGCAAATGCGATGCGCCTGCGTGCGTGTCCGTGTCGCGGCGACATTCATCAGCTCGCCCCACCAGGCGATGCCAGCGACACGCCTGCTTACTGCCCAATGTGGCACTCGGAGTATTCCAGTCCGACTCCGAGAGCGGGCGCCCATATGTAGGAATTGATACAGAcgtgaaggaggaggggacaTGCAGCTGTCTGCACCATCGTTCAAGGCAGACATGTTAAGGGCCGAGCAAATGCTGACCTGGCCGGGTCTGCGGGCTTGCTCAAGAGGCGGCCCGTGCTGCCATTCCATTCGACTGCGGGCGGACAAGCATCGCCAAGGTTGCACGTTTTTTCCCCGATGCGGCATGACGCTGACCGTGGAGACGTCCACGGCTGTCGCCAGTGAGTCGCAGGACCCTGcggagaaaggggggggaacAGGGGGAGGGGTGCCACAGAATCTCGACTCTAGACCTCTGCGTCTGCGGCCCCACTGATAACTGATGTGCTCGGCCACGGAACGCGTCGGACTCTCCGAACCGGACGGCAAGGACACCATTGATGTTGTTGGCAGGCTCGTGGAAGAGGTGAGGCTTTTCGGAAGCAGACGGTGATGTCGTCTCAGTAACCTCAATGCGTATTACCAATGTGTTGCCTTTGTGGTCACATGATACCTACAGCATGGCGCGGTCATGTGCACAAACGAAGGTACCTCCTActatgtacgaagtacaaaaGTACGACGGTACTTCGCGCAACCGCCAGAGACAGGCGGCAAGTGCGTCACGCATGCCTGCCCCAGTGCCGCGCCACGTGCAACGTATTGTCAACAGCTCCAAGCTGGGACATCAAGGTCGTCCACATCCCAACATTCCCCTCCGCTTGCCGTCCAAcactccatcgtcgtcaagacTTGCTCCCGTCGCGACCGGCCCAGCTTCAACCTCACGTCATATACGAGTTGATGGCAACGTCCTGATATCCCGCCACCATGTTTGCGCGATCGGTGCTGGGCGCCTCGCTGGCCCTCGTTGCTAGGGCCGCGCAGCCTGGTGCCGTCGACCCCGTGGCTGGCCCGATGCGAGATCTGACCTGGGGTCAGCTCAACTTTCTTCACACTACAGATACCCACGGCTGGCTCGGTGGCCATCTTCTAGAGTGAGTCTGCCGACCGCTCTCGCCGTCACCTCGTGTTAACAGACAGTTACCAGACCGCAGTACTCGGCCGACTGGGGTGACTACATTTCCTTCGCCCACCACATGCGTAAGCGAGCCGATGATACGGGTGccgacctcctcctcgtcgataCGGGCGATCGCATCGAAGGCAACGGGCTCTATGACGCATCCACCCCCAAGGGCTTGTTCCAGTACGACATATATGCCGAGCAAGACGTCGACATTATCTGCATCGGCAACCACGAGCTGTACCAGGCCTACTCGGCCGACCGCGAGCACAATGCCACTGTTCCCAACTTTAGGGAAAACTACATCGCATCCAACCTCGATTACATAGAttcggccacgggcgagcgAAAACCGTTGGCCCAACGCTACCGCAAATTCAAGACCAAGAATCAGGGTCTGGAGATTGTCGCTTTTGGCTTCTTGTTCGATTTCACTGGCAACGCCAACAACAGCGTCGTTCAGCCCGTGGCGGAGACTATAAAGGAAGACTGGTTCCAGGAGGCTATGCGAGAGAAGCCGGACCTCTTTGTCGTCATCGGACATGTCGGCCTCCGCATGGAAGAGTTTCGTACCATCTTCACTGCGCTGCGCAAGCAAAACTGGCATATCCCTATCGTCTTCTTTGGCGGGCATGCCCATGTGCGGGACGCGCTCAGCTACGATTCGCAGTCCTTTGCCATGGCCTCGGGCCGGTATTTCGAGACTATCGGCTGGATGTCGGTCGACGGAATCAAGAAGACCAAGAAGCCAGGCAAAGATGCGTCCACGGAGGCCTCCCTCAGCTTCACGCGCAAGTACATGGACAATAACCTGTACGGCATGTACCACCACACCGGACTGAACGAGACGACCTTTCCCACAAAGCACGGCAAGCGGGTCAGTCATATGATTACCAGAGCTAGGGAGGCCCTCCAGCTCGACTACAAGTACGGCTGCGCACCCAAAGACCTCTGGATGTCTCGGGCCAAGTTCCCCTCCAATGAGAGCATCTACTCGTGGCTCCAGGATGAGGTGTTGCCAGACATTGTCGTCAACGAGACGCGAAAGGACAAGTCACGCCTTGCAATTGTCAATACTGGCGGCATCCGCTTCGACATCTTCAAAGGCCCCTTCACGCGAGACAGCACTTTCACGGTAAGCCCGTTTACGAGCGGCTTCAGCTACGTGCCCGACGTGCCTTACGACGTGGCATCCAAGGTAATTGGGCTGCTCAACAGCGCCGGTAAGGTGCTGGAAACAGGCCAGACTCATTCGCGATTTTTGGACATTCCGGAGCAAATGAGTTTTGAAGACCCAACACACTTTGGTCTCGTTGATGACGACTCTGAGGAGGAGCCGCGTCTTGAACTGCGAAGCGTCTCCGTCCTTGACGGGCCCGATTTGGTCCCGGGATACACGACAAAGGACGACAttggcagcgacggcgatgacacCGTGCACAAGGAGATCAAGTTCCATGCAGTGCCCAACTGCATCCAGGCTGAGGTCGGTTTCCCCACCCAGGGCAAGCCCGACAAGGTCGACTTGGTGTTTATCGACTTTGTGCAGCCGTGGATCATTCCGGCGCTCAAATTCAGTGGTGGCGATttcggcgatgacgacgtgcACCGCTACATGGACGGGACGCTCACGTACAAGCTAGGCGAGTGGATCAAGGAGAACTGGAAGAGCGATTGCTAGGCGTCATGTCGCACGGCAGACGGTTATGACTTTACGGAAATCCCATAGATGTTTAGAGCAGGCGAGTGAATACACCACTGACCCCGGCAGAGCAACCGCCCCAGTGCAGCAATCGGAGAACAGACGGTTGGTCGCCTCCGGCACAAGTCGTTTGAATTTAGCCGCTGCATGCTTTCGTCAAGGGATGCACGCCGCGATTGCTAGTAGTACCCGGGATCGATGGAGCTGCACCTCGCGATCCGTCGTATTCGGCTCGCATGCCGTTTcaacgcccacgcccacgcccccaCAACGGGACTGGACGCGCCCGGGGGGATCTACGGCACTTGTTACTTTGTTGGACAGCAGCCTAAtgaagcgggcgcgcgctAACTAACGTAGCACGTAGCTACTAACTAACATTTACTACCTACACGAACTGCTTATTGCTGGGTTGTGCAGCGAAGCGCATGGAAGTGAGCGAATGCATCTATCTGGTGCTTTTGGCGGTGTTGCACGGCAGCggaggggaagaggggggcGCTGTGATGCAAAGGATCTGCTTGGCATGGCCCGTGGAGatacatacttcgtatatGAGGGCATGCGACGATGGCAAGAAGACCTGGTGTGCTACAAAAGGCTATCCCGCAAGGCGAGGGGTTAGGACACATACAGGCAAGGTACACTTGACTTGTAACTTTCCTTATTTCCCTTTTTATACATGTAGTCTACATCTAAAAGTTGGCCACCCACCGCATGTTGATTTGCTTCCTCCGGACCTGGCGCACAGGAGAGGGCAGTTAGTATGGAGTGCAACTTGGCACGAGGCGTGgcgggggaaaaggggggggagtggGACATACCATTGGGGCAACAACCAggacgccagccagcagcgccagcaccgtGCCCACGAGCGTCACCTTGTTGAAGCTCTGGCCCAGGATATCAAACACGCCGCTCGGGGCGACCCGTGTGGCGTACACGTCCACGCCGTACGCCGCCAGCAGGCTCGTGCTCTCCACcagggccggcgcggccacgaTGCCCCGGACGCCGACCACGTCGTATTCGTGGGAGAGGATGCTGCGGGGGTCAATCTCCGTGGCCGGGGCGTACTTCATCAGCATCTCggcctccatctcggccgccgtggggTCTCGACCGACCGGCCGGCGGGGGTCGATGGCGTGCCGAGAAAGGCCAAGGATGCTGTGCGACTCTGGGAGGTAGGCGACCAGCTCCCGAGTCGTGATGCCCTGGCGCGTCTGCGTGACCGACAGGGTGCTCAGGGGCTGGGACATGACGTAGGCCTGCGACACCACCCACGGCAGCGGGACGCCCGTCGGGCTGTCGACAGGGCTGAGCGACGAAAAGTTGGCCGACTCGCCCAGAGGACCGCGGCTGTTGGGGTCGGGCGACTCATACAGGTCCGATACCACCACCTGGTAGCCCTTGATGGCGCGGTCCGTATTGTCGTCGAGCTTGTAGTCGCCGAAGAAGGAGCAGGCGTACCAGTTCTCGGCCATCGCGCATGACACCGCCTTGGTCgagtcgacgccgtcgtacAGCTGCGAGGCAAGGACTTGGCCGGAGACGGCATCGAGCAACTGCATGGACAGGCTGTTTGCCTTTTCGTCCGCaactgcgacgacgaggctgttGGGGTTCAGATACTTATACATGACGCGGCGATCGCCAAGCACACGACCGATGGAAGCGATTGGGTTGTGCGACGGGAGACTGGCAACCTCGACAATCTTCTGCCCGACAAACACCTGCAGCTGCCAGACGTCCTGTCTGGTAACCTTGCCTCCCTCAGAGCCGTACTTGACGCCCTtgaggacgtcgccgctTCGCACGACCACGGTCCGCTCGGCATCCCAACCAGACGGTAGGTTCCCCGCCGGCAATCCGTCGGTCCCAATAGGAAGTAGGAATTTCTCGGACTCAGTGTCGACAACAGCAACGCTggagatggcgtcgcggTCGCCAGAGGCGCCGACAAGGGTTCGCGAGGCCCCGGTCGTGGCGTTGAAGATGGCATGCTCGCCTTCGGCACCGTACACAATCATgaggccctcctcgccattTGCAGTAAGCGCCCTGACTTCCAAGGGCTTGCGAGCATCACGAGGGAAGAATTTTTGCGTCCAGACAACCTTGCCTCCGTTTCCAGAGTCGAGACCGTAGAAGCGCCCACGGCCAGTGGCGACAACAAGGATCTTGTTGAAGCCAAACGTATCACGGTGCAGACCTGACCTCTTGCCCATTATCTCGCCACCTGCGATGCTGTTGATCACATTGCCGGGAATGCTAGCCAAGTACCCAGGTAAGTGCTGTAGGTCCTCGATGTGACGCGTGACGCGGTGGATGTACGCCGACAATGGGTTCGTGtgggcctcctcggccaggacCTTGGCCAgatcctcggcctcgggaaTCTCGGCCCAGGCTGCGGCCACAGCGCCAGACAGACCCTCAACCCGGGCCCAGTCCTTTTCGCCGTTGCGAATGAGCGTCCACTCGTCGCCTTGTGTGAGAATCGCGGAGCGAACGGCGAATTCCGTGCCGCCGGGCTTCTTGATGACTTCGGACGCGGCCGCAACTGGGTGTACGTTGGCGCCCTGCTTGACTGGCCAGCGGGCAAGGATGGCGTGCGAGTCAGACGAGACGATCAGGGTCTCCTCGCTACTAACTTGCGTAAAGTAGACGTTGGCACCCTCGGAGCTCACAGAGAAGGCACCCTCGCCACGGAAGTAGGGCAGCTCGTATGCAATATCGCTCTGTCCCGTCTTAAGGTTCGTGTGAAACACGATGGCTTTGTTATTCTTCTCTCCTGCGCCGTCCGGCTTGGTCTGGATGTGCACCAGAAAGTGCGGTTGTGACTGTGCGAGATGCGGGGCGTGGATCTGCACCGACGCCGCATCAGGAGGGAGGTGAAAGTCTTGCTTAGACTTGGACCCGAGTATGTTGACGCTGAGCTTGGCCAGACCCCTATTTGCCCATGCGACGATGGGCGCCGCTGAGTTGGCGCCCACGAACATGACATCGCCAGGGCCATGGATGTCGCCCTTTGTGCCGACGGACCAGTGGTCGACGCGCGATCCGGAAGCGGTATCGAGCGATATGACCTTGAGGTTGTATGAGGACCCCGAGCCGTGGAGGCTAACGACGTAGACGTTGGCAATGTTGGTGGAGACTTGCAGGGGCGCGTCCTTGCTGTGCTCGCGAAACTCCCAGACGACGGTGCCTAGGGCGCCGTGGAGGCGACGCAACACCgtgacgccgtcctcgtcgaacAGCGCCAGGACATCCTTGCGCGAGGCCTCGGTGATCTCCAGGATCTCTAGGTCCTTCACCTCGCCTCGAAATTGCGTCTGCCAGATGTTGCGCCCAGACGCGGCACCCCAGGCCTGGACCTTGGAGCCGTGAGCTGCCGCGACCCAgtgctcgccctcggggGCGCGTAAGAACCCAGGTGTCGCGACTTTGTCGGCATCGTCCGCGATGCGCTGCCGCCATACCAAGTCGCCGTTACTCGGATtgacagcgccgacgacgccaaggtCGCTGATGGTGTAGAGCAGGCTCGCCTTCTCGTCCCTGCGCGGTCGGTGGAAGAAGGTGGCGTCCTGTTgcggcaggccgaggagggagTAGTGGAAGTCGAtgtcgccgacctcgtcctTGAAGACGGCGGTCGCGAAGGTCGACAGACCCAGTAGCAGGGCCGATTGGAGTGTGCGTCGCATGCTGTCGGTGGCGACTTGTCCTGGAGCTGAGCTGTCGCGGGAGCTCGAGCTTGGTGGCTGTCATGAAGGCGTCAGCGGCCGTGCAGCAGTTTGGAGGCTCCTGTCCGCTTAGTCATCATCGAGGGGTCGTCAAAGCTTGGTATAGGGTAGTCGAGAACTGCCCCGCCTAAACAGGATTTCTTgtgtactttgtacttcGCTTGAGTGGAATATATATGGAAAGAAAATGATATAGTGATTGCGGCCAGGAATGCTACCTCTGAAGGGGCTTGTGACAGTCCAGCTTGGTCTAGATTGCAGGCGTTgaggcgtggtggtggcgtgCGACGAGAGGCCGGGTTGCATCCTCCGAGGCAGCTGGTCTTAGTTGACCACCATGTCGGAGTAGATCTTTCGTCACCACGGCGTGGAGAGCAACACAATTCGTCACGGCCTGATACTTTCTTGCCAGTATCTTGCGGCTCAGCTCACGGCTTTCATCATCACATCCTCTCGTCAAGCTCCCTCCGAGGTCGCCTTCATGTTGGACGACAGCAGCCTGCGCCGGTTGGCTGCCAACCAACTTATAGACCATGTCTCACCACGGAACCTGCAGGTGCTGATGCCGTCACCCTGCGTCGCACTGGGGGCAGCCAACGAGGTCAGCCACCCCCTCGACAGCGACACCATCTCACGTGAAGATCTGCCGTGACTTGTGTTGGAGTGCCGCATTTCGGGACGCGTTCCGCTACAATAGTGCCTAATCACCGCCAGTAAACACCATTGGCTTCACTACTTACTTATAAGCTGCGAAGCATACCGAGGGAAGGAGCGCCCCAGCGTTGGAAGCTGTTGAGGTATTGAGCGCTCCTTCCCTGCCGACTTTGAACTGGCAGACAGCAAACTCACACTGTAGTCTAGGCAGGAACCGACCCACGTCCTTCTTTCTTCAAAATAACTATCAGAGCGCCTGGTATTGAAAGGAAACTCGAGCAATGTTTTAgccgcggcaggcagccaAAGGTTCAAGCCATCCGTCTGCAACCATCTCCGCGACGTGATGCACGGCCCGCCAGCAGACAAGTGCTAGCATCATgaactcgacgacgacgcagccccTCATTTCTTCATGGTCACCCACGCCGATCCCGAACCTCACCCTCTCGGCCGGTggtctcctcgccctcgccgacctcaaCACTATCGCTCAGCgcaccgtcatcgccggtGGCTCGTCTTGGCTCGACGCCTTGGTACTCGCCCCCGGCTTGCATTATCAACAGGCAGCCGATGCCCTTTTCGACCAAAGGCGGACCTCCACGGGGCCTGACGGAGGCAGTGATGGCGACTCCGCTGTCGAGGGCGATACTCAGGCGCGCTTCCCAGTGTCCAACCGGGCCATGGTCAATTACCTGCGCAGGCTGTGGCAGGAGGTCAACGAGACCGGAACCTTGACACTCGACGTGGGAATGCTGAAGGAAAAGACGCGACGAGAAGAGATCCAACACCTACGACGGGCGTTTGGCGACtggtggcgtcgacggcccagGCAGGCTGCGTCTGAGCAACTAGAGGCACTCAATGATACGGACGTTGTCCAGCAGATGATCGAGGTGGACTGGTTGAGCCACCTCTTCTACCTCGCCAGCCCGCTCCTCACCGTGGCCTCCCTGACATTTATGATGCTTCTGGCCGACTGGTGGGGTTTGTCTTTCATCATCGCTCTCATGATCTCCCGAATCCTCAACATCTGGTCCATAAAGCAACGATCTCGCCCcactccgccgccgtctcgatcacagccgctgccgccttcaCTGGCCACCTCCGAGTCCGCGCCCCCGGCGCTGCCCGACAGGCGAACCTCGTACGCCATCGAgcttggaggcggccgacgtgcaGTCCTGCGCGGCATGGACTCGGACCTGCGCGCGCTCACGACCCAGACCTGGCTCCGCGACAAGTCCACCCTCGACGGctacctcgaggccgccgctaAGCTGCTCGTCTATCTTGTCGCGGCCTTCAGCGGCAATCTGagccaggccggcgccatTGTGCTCATgacgctgctcctcgtcagTGCCGGTTTGTTGGGCCTGAGCAACGCGCATGCGAGGGAGCTGCGTATGAATGGACGCGTGGCGAGGCTGAACATGGAGAGGGAGTTGATGGACCGGAGAAAAAGGGGCTTGCACAGACAGGGAAACGGCACGACGGTGTCAGCGTAAGAAACGAAGGAAAGGTACAATAGTTACGACGCGGCGTGTTCCGGGCGCGAGCATACGCAGGGCCTTTGGGCGTTTCAAGTAGCGATATTCCAAAACTATATTCTCAACTGCTTTCCAAGCTCATTGTAAAATCGACATATAAACACACGTCTCCACGTGTCCCTGTATCGAGTTGCCTGTTATACAAACAAACACCAACGCTGCGCCTGAGTCCCCGTCAAGCGCTTTGGGACTATCAAGTATACGCTGAGTTCCCTAGAGTCGAAACTTTACGTCTTCGCTGGGGCCTTGCAAGGAAGGGGTTCTTGGCCCGGTATGTCATAGGATCTGTGAGCACAGCTGCCCATCACAGCTCCTAGtcctgctcgtccttgatCTCAGCAGGCGgctcctcgacgatgtcCGCGactggcggcgatggctcagcaggaggagctgccTCAGCGGGAGGAGCTACCTCGGCGGCCGGAGCATCTGgcatggcctcgtccttgggctcggcgccggcgctgtcCTCCTCTGGCGGTTTGGTGTTGTCGTCCGGGGTCGGATTCGGCGTCGACTCCTCCTTGATGATGtcctttggcggcgagggctgctCGGCCGGCTGCTCCGGGGCTGCCTCCAGGGCAGCTTCCCAGGCAGGCTCCGCCTCCGTTGCTGGGGGCTCGGGGACGGGCTCCGGGGCCGCTTCAGGCTGAGGGCTAGGCTCTTGCGGGGCGGGCTGCTGAGGGCTGGGTTccttgggcggcgacgctggctcTGCGgccggctcgacgggcttCTCGACCTCAGCGGCCTGCcggtccagctcgcccatcaatccgccgagcaggtcggCCTTATCATCTGTCGCCGATTGTGGCGGCTGGTCCGGGTCCTGCGGCTGGTCCTCCTGCGGTTGCTCCTcctgcggcgaggccggcttCGGCGTGGGGGGCGAAGGCTCCGCTACGGGTGGGTTCGCCTCCTTGCTGCCCTCGACCGAAACAGTCCCAACCTCGGACGGAGCACCGGACTCGGTCTGGGGATATCGCACAGACGCAGAGTCGTCTGGTTTGATGGTGTCTTCAGTCATGGCGGAGTCAAACTGGCTCAGCGGTGGGCGTTGTGCCCCACTATAAccttcgccctcgcggcTCTTGTCTTCATCCGACCTTCCCTCGTCGGGCTTCGGCGAATCGATGTTGCCAACTTGCTCGgggggtggcggcagcagggctTCGTCGTTTGCCGTCTCATCTTTGACGGCCTGCTGGATGGGCGATTGTTCTTTCGGAGGGCTAGCGGCAGTCAAGGGCTCTGTGGGCaagggctcgacggccggcaCATCCCGCTCGGTCGCCTCTTGCGGCTCTTCGCCGACAATGGTCGAGGGCGGTTCCGCGACCGTCGATCCAATTACTGTTTCGCCGTCGGTTGCCTGCGTGGGCTCCGCGGATAGCAGTTGCAGGTCTTGGGGTTCGGACGGCTCCGTGGGCGACAGCAGGGTGACGTTCTTGAGTGGACTTCCCTCTTGTCTGGGCGACCCGGCAGCAAGACTGCCGAAAAGCGGTGCCAAGGTGAGTGGGTTTGGCGGTGTGGGCTCCTTCGGGGCAGGCTCTTTGTCGGACGAGAGACCTTCAGATGGTGGGTCTATCGAGATGGCGGCATCAGGCATCTCGTGATCCTGGTCGCggtgaggaggagcaggctgCTGTTCCTGGTCCTggccctctccctcctcgccctcctcgacttcttctccttcgtcgccgtcatcatcatcgtcgtcctcatcgccatcggccaTCTCGCTGTCCTCCTTGGGAGTGTTTGCATCGGTCGAGGTGGTTCCCTGCGCATCGTTAGAATCAATAAGGGACTGCACGGCTGTCTGGTGTCGCACATTTTCTCCCTGGCTCTCGGTCTTGATTGCTGCCACAGCACCATCGACCggaggagcgggcgcgcTAGTCGGCCCCTCGCCAGGCAGAGGATTCTTGATCTTCTTTTTCCCTCGCCCGGGGCCGGCTTTGGCCTTCCTCTTAGGAGgtggcggcctcctcctctgtgGTGGCGGGGCCGGAGCCAGCGCGTCACCACcagtggcagcagccactTCTCGTGTAGAGATgatctcgccgtcgacgtgatGTCCCTCGGCGAGCGTGACCTCCTCGGTGTAGGGAttgcccgcggcgtcgaggcgccgGACCGTGGCGCGAGTCACCGTCGGGCCGGTGTATCTGTCCTCGACTGTCTTGCTGGCAATCGTTACCGTGCCCTTCCTACGCTTAGCGAGGTGCGACACGGCTGGCGCCTCCACATTACGCGGCGTCTGCTTCCAGAGCTTGATGGAGAAGCCCTGAGactgcgcctcctcctccttcttctcggcTTTCTCGGCAGGCACGGCGTCGgggtcggcatcggcgtcgtcgtcctcggtctcGACGGGCGCTGGGCGCTTGTACAGGCGGCccgagcgcgcggcgcgcagcagctcctggctgtgcggcggcagcaggttGGAGTCCTTGGGCATGCCGTGGATGAGCTCCAGCGACCAAACGTCGTTTTGCTGCTGGAGTTCCTGctgaggaggcggcgcgatgCTCACCCACTCCTGTCGCCATTGTCGGACGGGGAGGCCTGGTCACGTCAGCCCAAATCATCGGGAAGCCTCGTGCGGGAAGCGCATCGGACCTTCGAAATCATCATGCTCGGTATAGCCGCCGCGATTGGCGCGTCTCGTCTTGAGAGTCATGTTAGCGAGATCTGAACAGCAAACGTGGCGCGGTCGTGGTGTCATACTCCTGGAGCCATGATGCCGCGATGGACTGCGCTGTGCAGCGCGACGCTctggcagccgccgcgaacCTAAATGCAGGCCTGACGCGTAGAGTCCAACCGGCGAGCCGGGGTTTGTAGCGCGACAATTGCAGGCGTCGATTGATGGACGATGCGCGAGCCGATGGCACGTCGTGAGGCTGGACTTGTTCGATGGTTGCGTTTTGAGACGGTCGGCAGGCCCGCCTGGGTAGACGCCAAATCGCCAATGAGCAACGCCGAGAATGATGACATAAGCACAACCACGAAGCACGAAGGCATATCCCCGTCGGCACTCCGCGTCACTGTTACGGCAAAGACAGGGACGACATTTTGCACATGATGCTTCTCTCTTCACTTTGAGGCTATATGTTTGAGCCTGCGACATTTCAAGTGTCTGGCGATTTTAAGTGTCGGGAAGCATGGTGTTGCAAGACGCACGCTCCGAGGCCCACCCCTGCGTCGCCCCGTCTCGACACGACGCTTGATCGCGTTTCGTTGCTAACATGTGGTGCGCATGCCCCAAGCCTGTGTTGCGTTGCCAGACAAGATGTGCGTGGATCGAAATCGGGATTGAGATTGATA belongs to Purpureocillium takamizusanense chromosome 1, complete sequence and includes:
- a CDS encoding uncharacterized protein (EggNog:ENOG503PSNM), which translates into the protein MISVRRQDSWGVVGLDPRGQHSQHGYVGAARKTSGRAQTAMPSGQVPALRTMMAPKSEEECFELLAKELSSLPDREPPVAQNGETSPDGGQLTPVAMTTSVSNVPAVGTATNVMIAKTIRAAMSDIRPFS
- a CDS encoding uncharacterized protein (COG:F~EggNog:ENOG503NU4S~SECRETED:SignalP(1-17~SECRETED:cutsite=ARA-AQ~SECRETED:prob=0.5326)), whose amino-acid sequence is MFARSVLGASLALVARAAQPGAVDPVAGPMRDLTWGQLNFLHTTDTHGWLGGHLLEPQYSADWGDYISFAHHMRKRADDTGADLLLVDTGDRIEGNGLYDASTPKGLFQYDIYAEQDVDIICIGNHELYQAYSADREHNATVPNFRENYIASNLDYIDSATGERKPLAQRYRKFKTKNQGLEIVAFGFLFDFTGNANNSVVQPVAETIKEDWFQEAMREKPDLFVVIGHVGLRMEEFRTIFTALRKQNWHIPIVFFGGHAHVRDALSYDSQSFAMASGRYFETIGWMSVDGIKKTKKPGKDASTEASLSFTRKYMDNNLYGMYHHTGLNETTFPTKHGKRVSHMITRAREALQLDYKYGCAPKDLWMSRAKFPSNESIYSWLQDEVLPDIVVNETRKDKSRLAIVNTGGIRFDIFKGPFTRDSTFTVSPFTSGFSYVPDVPYDVASKVIGLLNSAGKVLETGQTHSRFLDIPEQMSFEDPTHFGLVDDDSEEEPRLELRSVSVLDGPDLVPGYTTKDDIGSDGDDTVHKEIKFHAVPNCIQAEVGFPTQGKPDKVDLVFIDFVQPWIIPALKFSGGDFGDDDVHRYMDGTLTYKLGEWIKENWKSDC
- a CDS encoding uncharacterized protein (SECRETED:SignalP(1-19~SECRETED:cutsite=ATA-VF~SECRETED:prob=0.6392)~BUSCO:EOG09260QVP~EggNog:ENOG503NWQ6~COG:S~TransMembrane:1 (n4-14c22/23o945-965i)) — encoded protein: MRRTLQSALLLGLSTFATAVFKDEVGDIDFHYSLLGLPQQDATFFHRPRRDEKASLLYTISDLGVVGAVNPSNGDLVWRQRIADDADKVATPGFLRAPEGEHWVAAAHGSKVQAWGAASGRNIWQTQFRGEVKDLEILEITEASRKDVLALFDEDGVTVLRRLHGALGTVVWEFREHSKDAPLQVSTNIANVYVVSLHGSGSSYNLKVISLDTASGSRVDHWSVGTKGDIHGPGDVMFVGANSAAPIVAWANRGLAKLSVNILGSKSKQDFHLPPDAASVQIHAPHLAQSQPHFLVHIQTKPDGAGEKNNKAIVFHTNLKTGQSDIAYELPYFRGEGAFSVSSEGANVYFTQVSSEETLIVSSDSHAILARWPVKQGANVHPVAAASEVIKKPGGTEFAVRSAILTQGDEWTLIRNGEKDWARVEGLSGAVAAAWAEIPEAEDLAKVLAEEAHTNPLSAYIHRVTRHIEDLQHLPGYLASIPGNVINSIAGGEIMGKRSGLHRDTFGFNKILVVATGRGRFYGLDSGNGGKVVWTQKFFPRDARKPLEVRALTANGEEGLMIVYGAEGEHAIFNATTGASRTLVGASGDRDAISSVAVVDTESEKFLLPIGTDGLPAGNLPSGWDAERTVVVRSGDVLKGVKYGSEGGKVTRQDVWQLQVFVGQKIVEVASLPSHNPIASIGRVLGDRRVMYKYLNPNSLVVAVADEKANSLSMQLLDAVSGQVLASQLYDGVDSTKAVSCAMAENWYACSFFGDYKLDDNTDRAIKGYQVVVSDLYESPDPNSRGPLGESANFSSLSPVDSPTGVPLPWVVSQAYVMSQPLSTLSVTQTRQGITTRELVAYLPESHSILGLSRHAIDPRRPVGRDPTAAEMEAEMLMKYAPATEIDPRSILSHEYDVVGVRGIVAAPALVESTSLLAAYGVDVYATRVAPSGVFDILGQSFNKVTLVGTVLALLAGVLVVAPMVRRKQINMRWVANF